Within Conger conger chromosome 3, fConCon1.1, whole genome shotgun sequence, the genomic segment tatgattgacgtcattgcagagacggaaccggaaacgtgaccccGGAGAATTTGTTGCGACACACGCAGTTCTTGCCAACAACCCTTCTCCCCTTCCTGCGTCGCCGTGCAATTACATCACCAAAACGCTAGTTTTCGTCATCATTATATCGCATAATCATTTGTGATtaactgtgtggatcttacttcCGTTAAATTAATGGCGGCTGAAAACAGTCTTTCTTCCGCCAAACTTACAAACTGACAGTGGTGTTCAACTGAACTGAGTGGGGTAAGTCATGCAGCTAATTGTTCCGGAGGGCAAGGAAACAATCAAATGCAGAAAATTGCAAATGCAGTAAATCTGAGCTTTCTGCGATCAGATCACTGCTGAATATTAAGACCAGTTTCTCCTCAGCCAACTCCCATTTTGATACATTGTATGAGTGTTACTATGGTAacaaatttgaaaaatgtgaaaaataaaaaatttgaataccgtaattttattaaaaaagtgaaactttcatatattctagattcattacacacaagcctttttttgttctaATCTTGATGacatgtcgaccttctgaaaagtatgttaatttttgcactcaatacttggctGGGGCTCcaaggcaatcagcctgtggcactgctgaggtgttatgaagcccaggttgctttgatagcggccttcagctcgtctgtattgttgggtctggtgtctctcatcttcctcttgacaaagAGAATCTatggcacaggtgtcaaactccagtcctggagggccgtagtgtctgctggtttttgggattcattgattggctaaagaatccacacaaggccttaattgactgctgattgcaaggaaaccccaaaaacctgcagacactgcggccccctgggaattcagtttgacacccctgatctatggggttcaggtcaggcgagcAAACcctggtcagcaaaccagttactagtagttttggcactgtgggcaggtgccaagtcctgctggaaaaggaaatcagcatctccatgaAGCTTGACAGCAGatggaagcatgaagtgctctaaaatcctCTGGTTGATGGTtgtgttgactctggacttgataaaacacagtggaccaacaccagcagatgacagcatcactgactgtggaaacctcacactggacttcaagcaactaggattctgtgcctctccactctaccactctgggaccttgatttcaaatgcaaactttaactttcatctgaaaagaggactttggaccagttatttttctccttagcGCAGGTAAGatgcttattttttattttatttttattatatatattttttatattcccaccagcaccacccccctcttgggaggtcaactttatttttaataatacaaaaacaaacatatatacattggtaattttgagggagagagagagagggagagagagagtggacatcctgaaagatgtgttgaagatgtgtgatacctttttgtttccatgaaGTAAAGGAGAGTGGTGTTTTGTTAATCAAGAAGTCAGGATTGTGCCATATTGGAGTGTATTTGCACGGggtcattgtgaatttaaagattttgttcattttccaccaggcattcagagttgttgaaatgacagtgtttttgaAGCAGTTGTGGCGTTTTATAGAGGCACTGAGGAATGGTAGATCGGAGATGgaaatttctttacattctgaTTGTTCTCTTTCTATCCATGGGTTGTCCTGTTGGTTGGGATgaatccagtttgtgatgtagTTTAGCTGGTTTTCCAAATAGTATTGATAAAAGTTTGGGGCTTCCAGTCCTCcttgagttttgagtttctgtaaggtagaaagtttgatctggggtcttttatttttccaatagaatttagttgtgatggtgtttaatgaggcggcatggatggtgcagtgggtagcactgccgcctcacagcaaggaggtcctgggtttgaatccccgtcagccgaggcctctctgtgcggagtttgcatgttctccccgtgtctgcgtgggtttcctcccacagtccaaagacatgcaggttaggccgattggagagtctaaattgcctgtaggcatgagtgtgtgagtgaatggtgcgtgtgccctgcgatggactggcgacctgtccagggtgtatttctgccttttgcccaatgtatgctgggataggctccagcccccctgcaaccctgttcaggataagcgggttcagataatggatggatggtgtttAATGAACTAAACCATTTTGTGGTGGGCTGGGTTGGAATCATTCTGAAGAGGTAGTTCATTATTGGTAGTatggtcatttttacagttgctaTTCTGCCAATTAGAGATAGTGTTAAGTTTGTCCAATGGTTCAAATCAtcttcaattgtatttattaacggaatgaaattaaggaggaacaactctgacagcttggtGGAAATATTCATACCCAGATATTTTATATTGCTAGTGAAGGTGAGGGGTGAGTTCTGAGATGTAGCATTCCAGTCGGCACTATTTATGAGTAAAATGGTTGATTTTGTCCAATTTATAGCAGGTAAGATGCTTCTGATGTTGTCgctggttcaggagtggcttggCACTAGGAATGCaacacttgtagcccatttcctagacatgtctgtgcatggtggctcttgatgcactgactcctgcctcagtccactccttgtgaagcttccccaagttcttgaattggctttgcttgacaatcctctcaaggctgcggtcatccctgttgcttgtgcaccttttcctaccacacttttcccttccagtcaactttccatgaatatgctttgatacagcactccCAGTTTCAGtaatgaccttctgtggcttaccctccttgtggagggtgtcaatgagaTGTCaatgacatttctgtattataaatcctttttttgattctgtaatattctaatatttagagatactggatttttgattgAGCTGTCAGCCGTAATCAgtaaagattaaaacaaaaaaaggcttgaaatatttcagtttcagtgtaATAAATCTAGagtatatgaaagtttcactttttaattaaatgacgGAAAAAAATGTACCTTTCCACGATATTCACTTTTTCTTAGATGCACCTGTATTTGGCCACTTCTGGTCGAACGGAAGTttctattctttattttttgatcACCACCTATTTAAGTATCAGGCCCATATTTGTGTGACTGTAAGATAACAAATATCTATCACTGCCAATATTTATACCTATTTTACAGTGCTAGTTATAAACTATAAGATGATAATTGTACATATTGGGTCTGTGAATGCATGTTGGCATGTAAAGCACTGTTTTTAATTCAGATAATGGAATATTGTCTTAATAAGCATCTTGGCATTACTCTCCCTGTTACCTTCACATGCAAAAATAGTTAGGTAGATTGATATTGTTCCAAAATCAGTTCTGATTTATTCTCTGATCTAGCAACCATAGTTTTTTGCTAACCAATGAGAAAATTCAACTGCAGTACATGTGTGAATGCAAAGGGTACATACCCAAATGAGACAGTATTTTCCTAGCAACCGCCAGTTCTCACAAGACTGGTGTAATGCATGCTGTttgtctaaataaaaaaaaattgagtTTGTTTTAAGTGAGAACTGCCATCAAATGGAAAACAGTAGTATAAGTTTGTTGCTGGTCCTTGGTAATGGGGTGGTGTGTCATGGTCCTCACAAGATTATgaaaacatgtgtgtgtgtgcgtgtgtgtgtgtgcgtgtgagtgtgtgtgtgagtgtgtgtgcgtgtgcgtgtgtgtgagtgcgtgtgtgtgtgtgtgtgtgtgtgtgagtgtgtgtgtgcgagtatgtgtgcgtgtgtgtgcgtgtgtgtgagtgtgtgtgcgtgtgtgtgtgcgtgtgtgtgtgtgtgtgtgagtgtgtgtgcgtgtgtgtgcatgtgcgtgtgtgtgcgtgtgcgtgtgtgtgcggcggAAAAGTGTGCTGGGAAGAGCCAGGCAAAGAATGAACAAGGAGTCTTCTCTTCTCAGAGGTAAAGCTCACAGCCAAAGTAAGGTAAAGGCAGAACTGAATgtacaaaacacacaaaggcCACTTGAGGTAAACAATTCGGATGAACAGAACAATactggcggcatggatggtgcagtgggtagcactgccgcctcacagcaaggaggtcctgggttcaaatccccgtcggccggggcctctctgtgcggagtttgcatgttctccccgtgtctgtgtggatttcctccgggaactccggtttcctcccacagtccaaagacatgcaggttaggctgattggagagtctaaattgcccataggtatgagtgtgtgagtgaatggtgtgtgtgccctgcgatggactggcgacctgtccagggtgtattcctgcctttcgcccaatgtatgctgggataggctccagcccccctgcgaccctgatcaggatgagcaggttaagataatggatggatggatggatagaacaATACTGCCACATAGTGCCCAATGaagaaaataacaacataacaGCAATATTATGATTTGGGGATGATTATGATTTCTTTGTTCGGGGAGTTCCTGAATCAAAAATCAATCATTAGTTTTCAGTCATTAGAATTAATCTGGAATGGCACAGTACATAAACAAATGACTAATCACATGACATGCTGATGATATGCgctttattaatattaatcaaATACTCACTACATCCAGGTCCTCATTTGTTTTCTAAAAACAAAGCAGACCATCTACACAATCAATGCCCCAAATGTTTATGACACACCAAAGAGAACAAGAAGGCTCAGTCTTAACAATGGAAAAAGCAACCCATgcatatatattatacatagtTAGCAATGTTTccattaaaatgtgaaagtgaATTAAACGTGGAGTACTTGTAAATTGAGCTGAGACCTCAACAAAAAAACTGACTTCATTAACAAAGTATTTTAAATGTCCTATTTGTAAGTAGAAGGCATTAGCCTAAAGTGCTACTGGGTCTGGATTTAATTGTGAATCCGGCTGGTGAAAATCATGCATTAATCTTGTTTTAAGATTTTATCAGCTGATACTACCCTAATATTAACATGCATCCCAATGTGTTTGCATATGATTTGTAATTGCAATTGCAATTGACTGTGGAACTGAAATTTTGTATAATTCTGTacctgaaataaataatgtgattCAAGGTTTTATGAAATCTAACTTGGCTTTTATTCAGACAAATCTGTGTTCACTGCCTCAGATTTCAGAGGAGGGAACTAGATTCTCGCTTGACTTCTTTATCTTGTAGAccaccactgcacacacaagggCCATGGCAGCCAGGAAGGTTACAGCCAGGACATTCACGTTGATGTTCACACTGGAAATACTTGAAAAACGGAGACCTGAAACAGAAGCCACAAACAAAGTCATTTTCTAAAAAGCTCAAAAGCCCTGGAATTAATGTTGAAACTACCCAGCGTTCAGTGAGAGCTTGTACGTTAGACTGTTTTGTAGGTAAAGGTCCTTTTCAAATCTTACGTTTTagtgcaaaacacaaaccacTTTATTTTAGACTCTACTGCTACTTgggtgaaaaaacaacaaccatttcAGCAGCTTTCAATTGGGTGAGCACAATGTCAACCTTGACAAATCACAACTGAGctatccttttctttttcttttttcattttgcagtgtatctattcattttaattcagccATTAACTAAACACAAGCTGCTTGTTTAGATTATTACCTTCATATTCTACTAGTAAACTTGTGCATTAGCAGATCAGAGACAACAGTAATGCTTCTGATATTTCTAATAGCTGACACCCATTGGCGATGCTGGAGTGGATCCATGGGCTACAGGCTACATAATCTGCTCATACCCTTCACTACATGAGCCcagctctctgcctctcagccACATCATTAGGACAGCCTGTATGCAAATGTCTGCATTGCTCATTCAGTTTAGGAAGCTTTTATCATTCCATATTTCTTAATAAGGTTGTACACGTTGCCGGTATTAATTTCAGAATCATTTAAATCAAATAGTGTCATCAAGTAGTCACCTTCATCATCGGAGCTCCTCTTCAGCCGCAATGGGCCCTGCATTATGTCGTGTCTGGCAGTCTGTCCAGGCACAGATCTCTTAGCAATATGGCTCTGACTGATGCACCCTTGTGCACACCTTGTGTTAGGATCTCCAGCCAGACACAGCATGACTGAGCAGCTCATGTACACCtacaccacaaaaaacattcattcatcgGTCATTCACTATTCTGTCATATATAACTATTCTGTACATCTTTCTAATTTGTGcaataaacaatacaaaaataaattatgtaatgCATATCAATGCTAACTCTATGGTGGCAGAAATTGTAATCTTGTTAATCTGTTCTCTGGATGACAGATGCTGAGCTATTTAGACTGGTGTTGAAATTGCAAATACACCCTATATTTGAATATACATTTGCAAATATCTAAAGTTTGACTGCATGTATCATGCGTACTTAATAACAGAGTCACAAAAAATAGTGCAATATTACCTCAGTATGCAGCCCAATGAATTTGAACGCTTGCATTCCAAAGCGGAATTGATTGCTCTGAGATGGATATACTTGCACAGTTTTATCCATCTTACAGCtggaaaaaggaaattaattgatgtacattacatgtaaatTACACTTCATACAGTAATTCTATTGATGGTAAAATTATTTCCATTAAATGTGCAGTTACAAATCCACAAATTAAATACCCATTGTCAATGATGCTGTAAAATGTGGCGTGGTTGGGGCCATCTTCTGGGGTGGCTTTGCAGGACTCCACAAAGAGCACGGTGTTTTGAAGGGAagattttgattttatttgcatGTAGATCATTTCCTTCAGCCTTACTTCGATGGGGTAAGTAAGGGGGTCCACATTTATGTCATAATGCTGACTGTGGAAGAACTGGAACTCAAAGGAGAACTTGCCAAAGCCATCCTCCGTGTACACCATGGCACGTTTGAGTGCCTTGAAGTATGTAGATACACTCCCCTTTTTAGTGAAGCTACATGAGAAATCAATCTCAATGTCATCTGTCCTGGTAATGACAGCACCAGCTTTTTCTACCTTCCTAAGTTCATTTCTGAAGGTGACATTTTCACCTGTCCCctgcaaaaatgaaataaaaaacattttaattgtacCATTTACCCATAATCCATTTTCCATCTTTAGCATGTAGCATTTCACATTTATGCTGGAAGAAGTTTCAGTGCAAATGAAAGAAAGTCACCTCAGCCACTGTTCCACAGCCGTCCAGGGGTGTGATGGCGAACAAATGGGTGTTATTGAAAGACACTGCACATGATGGGTCGAGGAGGCTAAAGGAAGTTCCATCCAATCCCTGGACTAAGGACCTCTCAGCTTCAAGCATCATGGTTGTCTCCGTGCAAATCACATTCCTTTCACCTAGGTTCCACAACATTGTGTCTTAGTATATTAAAGCAATTGAATATTTTTTCAGACAATATTCTAGcaataatttatttcacattttcgaTGATATCTCTAACGAATTGTATAAGATtagagagacattttgacatacTTTGAGATGCAGAAATTAATGAAAtccattattgttcatttttgtattttctgaaaGACCGTTGGCTTCCTCCAGGATGGGAGGGACATATGGGCTGATGCCaaaatttgtttgtttaaaaactttgttttaaaaatgatcGGAGGTTacagagaaacatttttttaaattcatgaattattatttttaccaatTTTAGGTTTAACCTTCACGATGACACATCGCATCGTTGAATGGTAGAAATCCCCCCTACAAAGGAAAAATGCATCCATCAGTCCATATTGTATCATAAATATACATGTAAAGAAATTATAAgaccaatacatttaaaaaatgctaatgATACATAGCAAGCTTTATTGCTGAAAGGGTGTAAGGTCCAAGTAAACAAAATATCTACAAATACATTTCCCAGAAATGTCTTTAACTGTTATTAAAGGGAATGGTTAAGGCTTTTAATATGTGTCATTGCCGATGAAAGGTtaaagtttgtttatttttttattttgtatattgaCAATAGAGCAAACACAGTTACCCAttgattttccatttttaagaAAAGCCCATAGTATAAGATTATCAATGATGAATTTGCAGTAATGAATGTATATGTGACAAGGTCTATTTTTTCTTTGATGCACAATATCGTCAACCTATGAACAGCAAGCAGGAGTTCATAAACTTCCAAGTCAGTATGGTGCCAGAGACCATAACTTTTTTTGATTTCCATCATTCAtagacattaaaataattttaaataaattatgaatccAGGAGAAAGAAGAGCCCAGCATGCAGACTTACCCACTCTGGGACTCTGCACTGAAGCAGACAGGAAACTCGTCACCCACTTCTCTTTCTGTTGGCGTCCATTTTGTGATAATTTCATTAGATCCAGTAAAGGTGTTACTGATGCCTAAAGGCCCAGTCACCACTATGTCAGTCAGCCTGTAATGGATAAATGACTATTAGTAGTATTAATAGTAATCACTGTTGATATATTATTTTCACAACAGTTTCTTTCAGATATCTCACTGAATTATGACTGCATTTCAACAGTGTTTCAGATAACAACTGCTGTGTTTTCCTGCACTGTCCCCTGTAATATTCTACGGGAAgtgaccatccatccattatcctaaccctcttgtcctgaacagggtcgcaggggagctggagcctatcccagcatacattgagcgaaaggcaggaatacaccctggacaggtcgccagtccatcgcagggcacacacaccattcactcacacactcatacctatgggcaatttagactctccaatcagcctaaactgcatgtctttggactgtgggagaaaaccggagttcccggaggaaacccacgcagacacggagagaacatgcaaactccgtacagagaggccctgggccaacggggatttgaacccaggacctccttgctgtgaggcgccagtgctacccactgcaccatccgtgccgccgggaAGTGACCAGACCATGAGATCTGTGACGGGAGATGACAACAAATGACTCTTCAATATGTTAGCAAAGATTTCCAGATCAGAAACTACTTGTCTGACTCTTGCTTTTGCTAATTGTATGTATGGAGTTCATTGCTTATCGGGAAATTAATGGTAAATAaattttatatagcacctttatccaaagcgctgtacactcaatgcttctcattcacccattcatacactcactcacacaccgacggcgattggctgccatgcaaggccctgaccagctcgtcaggagcatttggggtcttgctcagggacacttcgacacagcctgggcggggggatcgaaccggcaaccctccaactaccagacaactgctcttactgcctgagccatgtcgcccctaattAATACATGGACGCTGTGTTTGTGCATCCTCTGGTGTCTTATGAATTTCCATTCATTAGCAGAATATTTATTACATGTTATGGAGTTTATAGGATGTTTGTAGCTTATTTCATCTCTGAGATGTAGTGCTGCATATGAATAGGTAATAGGTTATTATTCCATATTTAGAGAttattttg encodes:
- the LOC133124943 gene encoding uncharacterized protein LOC133124943, whose protein sequence is MAPHTLLLLLAMITGTFCSHYGGIHIDYYPKGKCENGFYQVDLRFKESFLGSCSLSNPWSCSTGDCGVVASTQISTVFSGTEACQNEGILTVNVTTNKPFEISYGSCCWVHNVHTNSGNWKAVSHVDLGIRSDTRASNRSPLMTILPVISLAKNCPATIKLLSHDQDGDQVRCRFGNNGDCSVCASHAQFHLDEETCELHYRGNAATGTHVFEIVVEDFPTNDIWLSYSDGTKTVKHPLPSTPSSSVTPISKIPLQFVIKVKPSLVNCTEGLLIPALVDPSPEDGEILNAPVGKPLEIYIAAEAQQSQLTDIVVTGPLGISNTFTGSNEIITKWTPTEREVGDEFPVCFSAESQSGGDFYHSTMRCVIVKVKPKIGERNVICTETTMMLEAERSLVQGLDGTSFSLLDPSCAVSFNNTHLFAITPLDGCGTVAEGTGENVTFRNELRKVEKAGAVITRTDDIEIDFSCSFTKKGSVSTYFKALKRAMVYTEDGFGKFSFEFQFFHSQHYDINVDPLTYPIEVRLKEMIYMQIKSKSSLQNTVLFVESCKATPEDGPNHATFYSIIDNGCKMDKTVQVYPSQSNQFRFGMQAFKFIGLHTEVYMSCSVMLCLAGDPNTRCAQGCISQSHIAKRSVPGQTARHDIMQGPLRLKRSSDDEGLRFSSISSVNINVNVLAVTFLAAMALVCAVVVYKIKKSSENLVPSSEI